The genomic interval AAGTGCTTGCTGAAGGccatcttcttcttgcttgagtTCATGCCTATTCTTCTCACTTTACCAGCACTCCGCTGATACTCCGATATCATATCTCCATCCACGCCATTGTTGTCAACCACAACTATCCTGGAGATCTTGCCGCTTGCTCCTGATTTAGCATTTCCAACTGGTCTGGAGTTGAAATGTTTCCCATGAATGCAGACAGGGCAGGGTGGGTCGTACGCATCTGTTTCGGGCGTGAGTTTCTCCAAACATTCAGCATGGTACACATGCCCACAGAACAGAACCGCAACCACACAGGGGCCTTTGGCCGGAGCTTCTCTCTGGAAATTCCATGACGATTTCTTCGTTACGAGATCATTGCAAATTTTGCATTCTTGACGGTCAGGGGAGGCAGGGATTGACTGTCTCATTCTGCTGCTGATTGAGGTTTTCTTATCATTGCCAAATGACCGTGTCTCTCTCCGATCAGATGAAGTGAGTTCTGAGATGAAGTGAGCATATATCAGTTATTGAAAATCCTAATAAAGTAAATTAGAAGAGTATGATTAAATAGCAATAACAATCCAATCTACTCGAGCATGTATAGCATACTATCTTCCAATTTAACTATGAACACTAAACAAATAGTATACCAATTCTACGTCATGGATTTCTTTACTGCTTGTTGTTGCAATCCATAAAGAGGTATTTCATGCTCCTATAAAAATTGGAACGTGGAAAGAAATGTCTTACCGCCAACACCGTCTCTATATTTCCAAGAAACTCTAATATTTATCGGCGACCTGTGCAATTGTTGTGTCTGAGATGCTGTTGATGGACATggactactactactactacctttATCAGAAAGCCCATCAGTTTCAGCAGCTGCTGCAAGTTTACTGTCACTGTTTCCTTTCCTTGTATGGGAATGCTGAGAATCGTTTGTTGCGAGATCTTCTACGTGTGTTCTATTATCCCACCGAAAGCTCCAAGGTGGCGATTGATTTAGGTTCGTGCCTTGCAAGGAAGTGTTCTTGGCAGCAGCGCAACAATTTGCCCCCATTTTGGTTTCCAGAAATCACTGTTTGAGACAGGATTTCGGACTCAATCCATCAGTGATTGAAAAACGGAAGCCACCATTTCCATGCTTGCTGAGCTACGAAAAGCATTTCAAGGATCATCTCAGTTACAGAAACAAGTGTTTGaattgcaaaagaaaaaaaaacacaattgaAAGCATTCAAATACAGAACCCAATTAGGTTGTGAATATGAATCTCGAACCTGATTCTGCACAGTTTGTCTAGCAAAATGGAGAtaagggaagggaagggaagtTCTTGCTGGCGTCGTGAAATACGGGAACAGAGAAGACAGCTCACCTACCGCTCCACCCACTGCCATTCATGAAACCGCAAGAAAACAAAGGCCAGCAGTAGGCAAGTCAAAGTGGAAGATCTATCAAGGCCTATACAGTCCAACACGGCTTATCTTCTTCAAAGACTAAAGTAGGTGGATACATCAGCAAGAGTAGCTCCAAATCGGCCACGAAATGGAAATTTTACTTTTCTGAGATCGGGGAAGAAACAAAAACTTGTATATAAAATGCTGTGGCCTGTGGGCGAATCCAAATCAAGCACTTCTAGTCGGCAAAAGTTTCAATT from Zingiber officinale cultivar Zhangliang chromosome 6B, Zo_v1.1, whole genome shotgun sequence carries:
- the LOC121988912 gene encoding uncharacterized protein LOC121988912 isoform X1 encodes the protein MGANCCAAAKNTSLQGTNLNQSPPWSFRWDNRTHVEDLATNDSQHSHTRKGNSDSKLAAAAETDGLSDKGSSSSSPCPSTASQTQQLHRSPINIRVSWKYRDGVGELTSSDRRETRSFGNDKKTSISSRMRQSIPASPDRQECKICNDLVTKKSSWNFQREAPAKGPCVVAVLFCGHVYHAECLEKLTPETDAYDPPCPVCIHGKHFNSRPVGNAKSGASGKISRIVVVDNNGVDGDMISEYQRSAGKVRRIGMNSSKKKMAFSKHFMGHLSLKRKFQNVNPPGKETSD
- the LOC121988912 gene encoding uncharacterized protein LOC121988912 isoform X2, whose product is MGANCCAAAKNTSLQGTNLNQSPPWSFRWDNRTHVEDLATNDSQHSHTRKGNSDSKLAAAAETDGLSDKELTSSDRRETRSFGNDKKTSISSRMRQSIPASPDRQECKICNDLVTKKSSWNFQREAPAKGPCVVAVLFCGHVYHAECLEKLTPETDAYDPPCPVCIHGKHFNSRPVGNAKSGASGKISRIVVVDNNGVDGDMISEYQRSAGKVRRIGMNSSKKKMAFSKHFMGHLSLKRKFQNVNPPGKETSD